The uncultured Desulfatiglans sp. DNA window CCAGGGAGCTTCTCGCATCTCAGCTCGTCACCCGCGGCTACCTTGTATTGTTTTCCACCTGTCTTAATGACTGCGTACATGACCTCTGCTCCTCAAGTATATTGCGTTTCCCTCCGCAAACGGTCCCGACAGCCGACCCCCAGGATCGATTCGCACCATCCCCTGTGCTCCCTAAGGCGCGCTGCCGTCCGGCTGAACCTCGGCCGTCCGAATCTCAGGCAGATTCGCCCTTTCCCTGACCGCTATCCGCCAATCCCTGAAAGCGATCTTTGCATGGAAACTGGTGAATTTGGAATGATAGCTTTCTCTTGGCGACAAGTCAAGGGCAAAAACTGATCTGATGAGGCTCCCAACTTCCTCGATTTGACATCGGCCGACACACCCACTTATAATAAAATAAGTTGATCCGGCAATCGTCTTTTCGCCCTTCTCGACATCGATCAACCCTTTTTCCTTTGAGGCGCGGGCTCCGTTGCCCGTAGAAAGGAGAACGAGCCATGGAATCCTGTCGAGCGTTGACGTATGAAATGCTCCCCAACCGCATGAGCCTCCATCTCGAGGACAGTCCCCGCGACTTGAAGACAGCGAGGCTCCTCGCCGACCAAAAGGCACAAGAGGTGCTTTCCGAGCCGATGCTCCTTGCCTGGTATGATCGGGATACCGGCCGGTTCTCCCCTCAGGTGGAATGCTGCGGCGAAGATAAGCCGTCGTGGGTGATCTACGCTGAATCCCGCGGGGCCGATCTGAGCATCGACATCGATCGCCAGGCCTTCGTCTTCATTTATCACGACGCGGGAAAGGCCCTCTGAACATCAACCCTCAACCGGTAGAGGCAGCGCGATGGATTCCGACTCTATTGTGATCCGATGTCCGAAATGCGGAACGAAGAACCGCGTTCCCGCCACCAAGCTGGACCTGAATCCCGTGTGCGGAAAGTGTCGCGG harbors:
- a CDS encoding conserved hypothetical protein (Evidence 4 : Unknown function but conserved in other organisms); the protein is MESCRALTYEMLPNRMSLHLEDSPRDLKTARLLADQKAQEVLSEPMLLAWYDRDTGRFSPQVECCGEDKPSWVIYAESRGADLSIDIDRQAFVFIYHDAGKAL